The Ralstonia wenshanensis genome includes a region encoding these proteins:
- a CDS encoding tannase/feruloyl esterase family alpha/beta hydrolase, producing MKTVMSRGMALAALALALSCAGCNDDSTGDVSTSQASQLPQLTPATGLNLASACESFAGKLSFANTSITAISTVAAGTLSVGGNAVPEHCLITGSMNTRVSPVDGKTYAIGFEMRLPKAWNGRFYYQANGGLDGSVVTALGTLGGGPISSALGSGFAVISSDAGHNGSQVPLFGRDPQARLDYGYNAVATLTPMAKSMIAQVYGKAPDRSYFGGCSNGGRHAMVAAARSANAYDGIVAGDPGFHLPKAAINEVYSAQQLATVATANTSAGFPDITTSLTATERAMVASHVLAKCDALDGTTDGMINNLKACQTAFSLANDVPTCTGARDGTCLTAAQKAVMANLFAGAHNSAGQALYSGFSFDAGISGSNWAAWKQGNSIQLDPAALAFVFTTTPQPASAITSLTAYGLAFNMDTDAPKIFATDATYTESAWSFMTPPDETNLGTLKGRGAKLMVYHGTSDPVFSSDDTTDWYQRLAAANGGDASNFARFYPVPGMNHCAGGPTADQFDMLTPLVAWVEHGVAPDSVVATARGPANAVPNAEVPSDWNATGHDRTRPLCAYPKNARYTGTGNINDASSFSCQ from the coding sequence ATGAAGACCGTCATGTCACGGGGCATGGCGCTGGCCGCGCTCGCCCTCGCGCTGAGCTGCGCCGGCTGCAACGACGACAGCACAGGCGACGTATCAACGTCGCAGGCATCGCAACTGCCACAGCTCACGCCCGCTACGGGGTTGAATCTCGCCAGCGCGTGCGAGAGCTTTGCCGGCAAGCTGAGTTTTGCCAACACCAGCATCACCGCCATCTCGACCGTGGCGGCAGGCACGTTGAGCGTGGGCGGCAACGCCGTGCCCGAGCACTGCCTCATCACCGGCAGCATGAACACGCGGGTGAGCCCGGTGGATGGCAAGACCTACGCCATCGGTTTTGAAATGCGCCTGCCGAAGGCGTGGAACGGCCGGTTCTACTACCAGGCCAACGGCGGGCTGGATGGCTCGGTGGTTACTGCGCTCGGCACGCTCGGCGGCGGTCCCATCAGCAGTGCGCTGGGCTCCGGGTTTGCCGTCATCAGTTCGGACGCGGGGCATAACGGCAGCCAGGTGCCGCTGTTCGGGCGCGATCCGCAGGCCCGCCTCGACTACGGCTACAACGCCGTCGCCACACTTACGCCGATGGCCAAGTCGATGATCGCGCAGGTGTACGGCAAGGCGCCCGACCGCAGCTACTTTGGCGGGTGCTCCAACGGCGGGCGTCACGCGATGGTGGCCGCTGCACGTTCGGCCAATGCGTATGACGGCATCGTGGCGGGCGACCCGGGCTTCCATCTGCCCAAGGCGGCCATCAACGAGGTGTACAGCGCGCAGCAACTGGCGACGGTGGCGACAGCCAACACCAGTGCTGGCTTTCCAGACATCACGACGTCTCTGACCGCCACCGAGCGCGCCATGGTGGCCAGCCACGTGCTCGCCAAGTGCGATGCGCTGGATGGCACGACCGACGGCATGATCAACAACCTCAAGGCCTGCCAGACCGCCTTCAGCCTCGCCAACGATGTGCCGACCTGCACCGGCGCGCGTGACGGCACCTGCCTCACCGCCGCGCAGAAGGCGGTAATGGCCAACCTGTTTGCCGGAGCGCACAACAGCGCAGGGCAGGCGTTGTACTCGGGCTTTTCATTTGACGCCGGCATCAGCGGCAGCAACTGGGCGGCCTGGAAGCAAGGCAACTCGATCCAGCTCGACCCCGCCGCCCTGGCGTTCGTGTTTACGACCACGCCGCAGCCGGCGTCGGCCATCACGTCGCTCACCGCGTATGGCCTGGCGTTCAACATGGACACCGACGCGCCGAAGATCTTCGCCACCGACGCCACGTACACCGAATCCGCCTGGTCGTTCATGACGCCGCCCGATGAGACCAACCTCGGCACGCTCAAGGGGCGCGGCGCCAAGCTGATGGTCTATCACGGCACGAGCGACCCGGTGTTCTCGTCCGACGACACGACCGACTGGTACCAGCGCCTGGCCGCAGCCAACGGTGGCGATGCCAGCAACTTCGCGCGCTTCTATCCGGTGCCCGGCATGAACCACTGCGCGGGTGGGCCGACCGCCGACCAGTTCGACATGCTCACGCCGCTGGTGGCCTGGGTGGAACACGGCGTGGCGCCCGACAGCGTGGTCGCCACCGCGCGCGGCCCTGCCAACGCCGTGCCCAATGCCGAAGTGCCCAGCGACTGGAATGCAACCGGCCACGACCGCACGCGCCCGCTGTGCGCCTACCCGAAGAACGCCCGCTATACGGGCACCGGCAACATCAACGACGCGTCGAGCTTCAGTTGCCAATGA
- the mhpT gene encoding 3-(3-hydroxy-phenyl)propionate transporter MhpT, whose product MQTTTTTLTRENVGPGVAMTLGLCFIVALLEGLDLQSIGVAAPRMAREFGLSVGQMGLAFSAGTFGLLPGAMLGGRLADRIGRKRVLILATALFGIFSIATAHVWDFNSLLMIRVATGIGLGAAMPNLIALCAEAVPTRLRNTAVSVMYCGIPFGGAIAAVVGMLSAGDSGWRHIFYVGGFGPLVVVPLLLTLQESRRFDSAQRGAIQPPPVSWALFGERRTAATLFLWVSYFFTLIVLYFLLNWLPSLMAAQGLSRPQVGMVQILFNIGGGAGALGIGMLMDAARPRWVVSGMYVGIIAALSLLAAAGGMASMSAGAFMAGLFVIGAQSVLYALAAAYYPTVVRGTGVGAAVAVGRLGSIAGPLLAGQLLAMGQHATTIIGASIPVTIIAALAALLLLKRPRVQD is encoded by the coding sequence ATGCAAACCACCACCACGACATTGACCCGGGAGAACGTTGGCCCCGGTGTCGCCATGACCCTCGGGCTGTGCTTCATCGTTGCCCTGCTTGAAGGGCTCGATCTGCAATCCATCGGCGTGGCCGCGCCGCGCATGGCGCGCGAGTTCGGCCTATCGGTCGGGCAGATGGGCCTGGCATTCAGCGCCGGCACGTTCGGCCTGTTGCCGGGGGCCATGCTGGGCGGCCGCCTGGCCGATCGCATCGGCCGCAAGCGCGTGCTGATCCTGGCGACGGCGCTGTTCGGCATCTTTTCGATCGCCACCGCGCACGTGTGGGATTTCAACAGCCTGTTGATGATCCGCGTGGCCACCGGCATCGGCCTGGGTGCCGCCATGCCCAACCTGATCGCGCTGTGTGCTGAGGCAGTACCCACACGCCTGCGCAACACCGCCGTGAGCGTCATGTATTGCGGCATCCCGTTTGGCGGCGCCATCGCCGCGGTGGTCGGCATGTTGAGCGCGGGCGATTCCGGTTGGCGCCATATCTTTTACGTGGGCGGCTTCGGCCCGCTGGTGGTGGTGCCGCTGCTGCTGACGCTGCAGGAATCGCGCCGGTTCGACAGCGCACAGCGTGGCGCCATCCAGCCACCGCCCGTGTCATGGGCGCTGTTTGGCGAGCGCCGCACGGCCGCCACGCTGTTCCTGTGGGTCAGCTATTTCTTCACGCTGATCGTGCTGTATTTCCTGCTCAACTGGCTGCCTTCGCTGATGGCCGCGCAGGGGCTGAGCCGGCCGCAGGTGGGCATGGTGCAGATCCTGTTCAACATCGGCGGTGGCGCAGGTGCGTTGGGCATCGGCATGCTGATGGACGCGGCGCGCCCACGCTGGGTGGTGTCGGGCATGTATGTCGGCATCATCGCGGCGCTGTCGTTGCTGGCCGCTGCGGGCGGTATGGCGTCGATGTCGGCCGGTGCCTTCATGGCCGGGCTGTTCGTGATCGGCGCGCAGTCGGTGCTGTATGCACTGGCAGCGGCCTACTACCCCACCGTCGTGCGCGGCACCGGCGTGGGCGCGGCGGTGGCGGTGGGCCGGCTCGGCTCGATCGCAGGGCCGCTGCTGGCGGGCCAGTTGCTGGCGATGGGGCAGCACGCCACCACCATCATCGGCGCCAGCATCCCGGTCACCATCATCGCGGCGCTGGCTGCGCTGCTGCTGCTCAAGCGGCCACGCGTGCAGGACTGA
- a CDS encoding porin has protein sequence MQTTTLRTHCLALAAATSALASGAANAQSVTLYGLIDTGIEYVSHANANGNGLTRIPSVTGTLPSRWGLRGAEDLGNGMKAVFTLESGFNTDTGTSGQGGRLFGRQAWVGLASDYGTVTLGRQYSMVFLSLADADILGPSQYAIGSLDAYIPNARTDNTIAYKGTFSGLTVGATYSFGRDAAGGVPASGTCAGEVAGNASACRAMSAMLKYDAATFGVAGAYEEQRGGTGATASFFNGSAPIALTDAGDKDRRIVANGYVKLGNAKLGVGWIGRHVQAVAGDVRSNLYFVNGSYPLTGALTLDAGLIRLVNADQSRSATMAVVRGVYALSKRTALYAQTGYLWNSANAQYSVSGGGGGTTPAKGVNQLGAMVGMRTAF, from the coding sequence ATGCAAACCACCACCTTGCGCACGCACTGTCTCGCACTGGCAGCGGCCACGAGCGCACTCGCCAGCGGCGCGGCCAACGCGCAGAGCGTCACGCTCTACGGCCTGATCGACACCGGCATCGAATACGTGAGCCACGCCAATGCCAACGGCAACGGCCTCACGCGCATCCCGTCGGTCACGGGCACGCTGCCCTCACGCTGGGGCTTGCGCGGCGCGGAAGACCTGGGCAACGGCATGAAGGCCGTGTTCACGCTGGAAAGCGGTTTCAACACCGACACCGGCACCTCCGGCCAGGGCGGCCGCCTGTTCGGTCGGCAGGCATGGGTCGGGCTCGCAAGCGATTACGGCACCGTCACGCTGGGTCGCCAGTACAGCATGGTGTTTCTGTCGCTGGCCGATGCTGACATCCTCGGCCCCAGCCAATACGCCATCGGTTCACTGGACGCGTACATTCCCAACGCGCGCACGGACAACACCATCGCTTACAAGGGCACCTTCAGCGGCCTGACAGTGGGCGCTACGTATTCGTTCGGGCGTGATGCGGCGGGCGGTGTGCCGGCCTCCGGCACCTGCGCGGGCGAGGTGGCCGGCAATGCATCGGCATGCCGCGCCATGTCGGCCATGCTGAAGTACGACGCGGCCACCTTTGGCGTGGCCGGCGCTTACGAAGAGCAGCGCGGCGGCACCGGCGCCACCGCATCGTTCTTCAACGGCAGCGCGCCCATTGCGCTCACCGATGCGGGCGACAAAGACCGCCGCATCGTCGCCAACGGCTATGTGAAGCTCGGCAATGCCAAGCTTGGCGTCGGCTGGATCGGTCGCCACGTGCAGGCCGTTGCCGGCGACGTCCGTTCCAACCTGTACTTCGTCAACGGCAGCTATCCGCTCACGGGCGCGCTGACGCTGGATGCCGGTCTGATCCGCCTCGTCAATGCCGACCAGAGCCGCAGCGCGACGATGGCTGTGGTGCGCGGCGTTTATGCGTTGTCCAAGCGGACCGCGTTGTACGCGCAGACGGGCTATCTCTGGAACAGCGCTAACGCGCAATATTCCGTCAGCGGCGGAGGCGGCGGCACCACGCCTGCCAAGGGCGTGAACCAGCTCGGCGCGATGGTGGGGATGCGGACGGCGTTTTGA
- a CDS encoding SDR family oxidoreductase: MPDQPQQQPPQHQDRQPAAESDMTPRPRAEMENYIGSGKLADKVAIVTGGDSGIGRAVAIGFAKEGADVLIAYLDEHDDANQTCRLVRATGRRCEAIAGDLGDEAHARAVVTQAVAMFGKIDLVVSNAAEQHPQQSLADIDAAQLERTFRTNVFAMFYLIRAALPHLHEGARIITTTSVTAFRGSGHLVDYAATKGAIVAFTRSLAQQLADKGILVNAVAPGPIWTPLIPSTFDAEHVAKFGSKEPLGRAGQPDEVAPCYIFLASADASYMTGQTLHPNGGEIVNG, from the coding sequence ATGCCAGACCAGCCACAGCAGCAACCGCCACAGCATCAAGACCGCCAGCCCGCCGCCGAGAGCGACATGACGCCACGCCCGCGCGCCGAAATGGAGAACTACATCGGCAGCGGCAAGCTGGCAGACAAGGTGGCCATCGTCACCGGCGGCGACAGCGGCATCGGGCGCGCGGTGGCCATCGGCTTTGCCAAGGAGGGCGCCGACGTGCTGATCGCCTACCTGGACGAACACGACGATGCCAACCAGACCTGCCGCCTCGTCCGCGCGACCGGCCGCCGCTGCGAAGCCATTGCCGGCGACCTGGGCGACGAAGCGCATGCCCGCGCGGTGGTCACGCAGGCGGTGGCGATGTTCGGCAAGATCGACCTCGTGGTCAGCAATGCCGCAGAACAGCACCCGCAGCAAAGCCTGGCAGACATCGATGCCGCGCAGCTGGAGCGCACCTTCCGCACCAACGTCTTTGCGATGTTCTATTTGATCCGTGCCGCGCTGCCGCACCTGCATGAAGGCGCGCGCATCATCACGACCACGTCTGTGACGGCGTTCCGCGGCAGCGGCCATCTGGTGGACTACGCCGCCACCAAGGGCGCGATCGTGGCGTTCACGCGCTCACTGGCGCAGCAATTGGCGGACAAGGGCATCCTGGTGAACGCCGTGGCGCCGGGGCCGATCTGGACACCGTTGATTCCGTCCACCTTCGATGCCGAGCACGTCGCCAAATTCGGCAGCAAGGAGCCACTAGGCCGGGCCGGTCAGCCGGATGAAGTGGCACCCTGCTACATCTTTCTGGCGTCTGCCGATGCGAGCTACATGACGGGGCAGACGCTGCATCCGAATGGGGGGGAGATCGTCAATGGGTGA
- a CDS encoding DUF421 domain-containing protein, with the protein MDTLLFLFGEGKDLNPLQTAMRAVVVFAIGLALVRLSGRRSFGQRAPFDFVVAVLLGATLSRAIVGASPFVATVSASLALVAVHRLLGWACVRLPKLDRLIAGREREVYREGRFDQGQMDAALITVGDLQESVRQTLGSRTLEDVEAAILERNGQVSLIRKRR; encoded by the coding sequence ATGGACACGCTGCTGTTCCTGTTTGGCGAAGGCAAGGATCTCAACCCGCTGCAAACCGCGATGCGCGCGGTGGTCGTGTTCGCCATTGGGCTGGCGCTGGTGCGCCTGTCGGGCCGGCGCTCTTTCGGGCAGCGTGCGCCGTTCGACTTCGTTGTCGCCGTGTTGTTGGGGGCGACGCTGAGTCGCGCGATTGTCGGCGCGTCGCCGTTTGTGGCCACGGTGTCGGCGTCGCTCGCACTGGTGGCGGTGCACCGCCTGCTGGGCTGGGCGTGCGTGCGGCTGCCGAAGCTCGACCGGCTCATCGCGGGCCGCGAACGCGAGGTCTATCGCGAAGGGCGCTTCGACCAAGGCCAGATGGATGCGGCGCTCATCACCGTGGGCGATTTGCAGGAGAGCGTGCGCCAGACCCTGGGCTCACGCACGCTGGAGGACGTGGAGGCCGCCATTCTGGAGCGCAACGGACAGGTCAGCCTGATCCGCAAACGCCGCTGA
- a CDS encoding Nramp family divalent metal transporter, with translation MPAADDAPWYRRLGPGLITGAADDDPSGIATYAQAGAQMGTGMLWTLLLTLPLMISIQLVSARLGRVSGRGVVANIRRHQSPWLAYAFVALVTLANIINVGADIAAMGDSVRLLLGGSTAWYACLFAVFTLVLQVWMPYRRYARYLQWTALSLLAYVATAFVVKVDWAHALHDTVVPRLHWSKDYAMTLVAVFGTTISPYLFVWQAAGEVEETRLAEDEAPLKKAPWQAKDQLARIRIDTTVGMVVSALIAFCIMLTAAYALHTHGVTQIETCAQAAEALKPVAGRFAQALFALGVIGTGLLAVPVLAGSAAYAAAEAFQWHSSLEAKVHRAPKFYLFLALVMAVATVMVFLPIEPFKLLYWAAVLNGVAATPVMVMLQLMSRRKSVMGPFPSSRLLHGTAWVATLCMCASTLLFFALAVQGS, from the coding sequence GTGCCCGCCGCAGACGACGCCCCGTGGTACCGCCGGTTGGGGCCCGGCCTTATCACGGGCGCCGCGGATGACGACCCGAGCGGGATCGCCACCTATGCGCAAGCCGGTGCGCAAATGGGTACCGGCATGCTGTGGACGCTGTTGCTGACGCTGCCCCTGATGATTTCCATCCAGCTCGTCAGCGCGCGCTTGGGGCGGGTGTCGGGCCGGGGGGTGGTCGCAAACATCCGGCGGCATCAGTCGCCGTGGCTTGCGTATGCGTTTGTCGCGCTGGTGACGCTTGCCAACATCATCAATGTGGGCGCCGACATCGCGGCCATGGGCGACAGCGTGCGCCTGCTACTGGGTGGCTCGACAGCGTGGTATGCGTGCCTGTTTGCCGTCTTTACGCTCGTGCTGCAAGTCTGGATGCCGTACCGCCGCTATGCGCGCTATCTGCAATGGACCGCGCTGTCGCTGCTGGCATACGTGGCCACGGCGTTTGTCGTGAAGGTGGACTGGGCGCACGCGTTGCACGACACCGTGGTCCCCCGGCTGCATTGGTCGAAAGACTATGCAATGACGCTCGTCGCCGTGTTCGGCACCACCATCAGCCCCTATCTGTTTGTGTGGCAGGCCGCAGGCGAAGTGGAAGAGACGCGGCTGGCCGAAGACGAAGCACCGCTCAAGAAAGCGCCGTGGCAGGCGAAGGACCAGCTCGCACGCATCCGCATCGACACGACGGTCGGGATGGTGGTGTCGGCGCTGATCGCCTTCTGCATCATGTTGACGGCCGCCTACGCGCTGCACACGCACGGCGTGACGCAAATCGAGACCTGCGCCCAGGCCGCCGAAGCGCTCAAGCCCGTGGCCGGCCGCTTTGCGCAGGCATTGTTTGCCCTGGGCGTGATCGGCACGGGGCTGCTGGCTGTGCCGGTGCTGGCGGGCTCCGCCGCCTATGCCGCCGCCGAGGCTTTCCAGTGGCACAGCAGCCTGGAGGCCAAGGTGCACCGTGCGCCCAAGTTCTACCTGTTCCTGGCGCTTGTGATGGCGGTGGCCACGGTGATGGTGTTCCTGCCCATCGAGCCGTTCAAGCTGCTGTATTGGGCTGCGGTGCTCAATGGCGTGGCGGCTACGCCCGTCATGGTGATGCTGCAGTTGATGTCGCGCCGTAAGTCCGTGATGGGGCCGTTCCCCAGCTCACGGCTGCTGCATGGCACCGCTTGGGTGGCGACCCTGTGCATGTGCGCCAGTACCTTGCTGTTCTTTGCGCTGGCTGTGCAGGGGTCGTAA
- a CDS encoding zinc-dependent alcohol dehydrogenase — protein MKAVVFHGIGDIRLEDVPEPTLREPTDAIVRLTASAICGTDLHFVRGTMADVKEGRILGHEGVGVVEALGDDVRNLSVGDRVVIPSTIACGACAYCRAGYTAQCDVANPHGHLAGTSFYGGPEEAGGFDGLQAEKARVPFAHVNLVKLPDEVSDDQAILLSDIFPTGYFGADLANIKPGHTVAVFGAGPVGQFVIASAKLMGAGRIFAVDHVADRLDMARAQGAEVIDFEREDPVQTLRRLTGGIGVDCAVDAVGVDAQHADHGPARPDDKTTEAFAAERKATTPQARGTGAVSDANENAPWQAGDAPSQALRWAVEGLAKAGTLSIIGVYPPNDTTFPIGMAMNKNLTIRMGNCNHRRYLPKLVELVRTGAIDPATVLSVREPMAAALDAYRAFDTREPGWMKVKLDPQATDGARTPRASRA, from the coding sequence ATGAAAGCTGTCGTATTTCACGGCATCGGTGACATCCGTCTGGAAGACGTGCCCGAGCCGACACTGCGCGAGCCAACCGACGCCATCGTGCGTCTGACGGCCAGTGCCATCTGCGGGACGGATCTGCACTTCGTGCGCGGCACCATGGCCGATGTGAAGGAGGGGCGCATCCTCGGCCACGAAGGCGTGGGCGTGGTGGAAGCGCTGGGCGACGATGTGCGCAATCTGTCGGTGGGTGATCGGGTGGTGATCCCGTCCACCATTGCGTGCGGTGCGTGCGCATATTGCCGTGCCGGTTACACCGCGCAATGTGACGTGGCGAATCCGCACGGGCACCTGGCCGGCACGTCCTTCTACGGCGGCCCGGAGGAAGCCGGCGGGTTTGATGGGCTGCAGGCCGAGAAGGCGCGTGTACCGTTTGCGCACGTCAACCTCGTCAAGCTGCCGGACGAGGTATCGGACGATCAGGCGATCTTGCTGTCGGACATCTTTCCCACCGGCTACTTCGGCGCCGATCTGGCCAACATCAAGCCAGGCCACACCGTTGCCGTGTTCGGGGCAGGGCCGGTCGGCCAGTTTGTGATTGCCTCGGCCAAGTTGATGGGGGCCGGGCGCATCTTTGCGGTGGACCATGTGGCCGACAGGCTCGACATGGCCCGCGCGCAAGGCGCCGAGGTGATCGACTTCGAGCGTGAAGACCCCGTGCAGACGTTGCGCCGGCTCACGGGCGGCATTGGTGTGGATTGCGCCGTCGATGCCGTGGGTGTGGATGCCCAGCATGCCGACCACGGCCCCGCCCGCCCTGACGACAAGACCACCGAGGCCTTTGCCGCCGAGCGCAAGGCCACCACCCCGCAAGCGCGCGGCACGGGCGCCGTCTCCGACGCGAACGAGAACGCGCCGTGGCAAGCCGGCGACGCCCCATCGCAAGCGCTGCGCTGGGCGGTCGAAGGGTTGGCCAAGGCAGGCACGCTGTCGATCATCGGCGTGTACCCGCCCAACGACACGACGTTTCCCATCGGCATGGCGATGAACAAGAACCTGACCATCCGCATGGGCAACTGCAACCACCGGCGCTATCTGCCCAAGCTCGTGGAATTGGTCCGCACGGGCGCCATTGATCCGGCGACGGTGTTGTCGGTGCGCGAGCCGATGGCGGCGGCACTCGACGCCTACCGCGCCTTCGACACGCGCGAGCCGGGCTGGATGAAGGTGAAGCTCGACCCGCAAGCCACCGATGGCGCCCGCACGCCCCGCGCCTCACGGGCATGA
- a CDS encoding PIG-L deacetylase family protein → MSRELHDRVASLGPVLVISPHFDDAIFSCGALLAVHHGSRTVTVFGGAPPTPVSTAWDRDAGFADSNEAVAARRQEDAQAHAQVSATVHHLGFCDSQYGQTPTVTELERALYRLVEKRTADAVFVPLGLFHSDHVLVHEAALMLMRKVPQRLWIGYEDALYRRGRGAVQDRIVALAAQDIVATPVSPVTAADGRRKRRAVACYASQLRVFGPGGVEDLHQPERFWLLEPKQGESDHATAG, encoded by the coding sequence ATGAGTCGGGAGCTGCATGATCGCGTCGCCAGCCTGGGGCCGGTGCTGGTGATTTCGCCGCACTTTGACGACGCGATCTTCTCGTGCGGCGCCTTGCTGGCTGTGCATCACGGCAGCCGTACCGTCACGGTGTTCGGCGGCGCGCCGCCAACGCCCGTGTCGACGGCGTGGGATCGCGACGCCGGCTTTGCCGATTCCAATGAAGCGGTAGCCGCGCGCCGGCAGGAAGACGCGCAGGCGCATGCGCAGGTGAGCGCCACGGTGCACCACCTCGGCTTTTGCGACAGCCAGTACGGGCAGACGCCCACCGTGACGGAGCTGGAGCGGGCGCTCTACCGCCTGGTGGAAAAGCGCACGGCAGATGCGGTGTTTGTGCCGCTGGGGCTGTTCCACAGCGATCACGTACTCGTGCACGAAGCGGCCCTGATGCTGATGCGTAAGGTGCCGCAACGCCTCTGGATCGGCTATGAGGATGCGCTGTACCGGCGCGGGCGCGGCGCCGTGCAGGACCGTATCGTTGCGCTGGCTGCGCAGGACATCGTTGCCACGCCGGTGTCGCCTGTCACGGCCGCCGATGGCCGCCGGAAGCGTCGCGCCGTGGCCTGTTACGCCAGCCAGCTGCGCGTCTTCGGCCCCGGCGGTGTGGAAGACCTGCACCAGCCCGAACGCTTCTGGCTGCTGGAACCCAAGCAAGGAGAATCCGATCATGCAACCGCTGGATGA
- a CDS encoding glycosyltransferase family 2 protein encodes MQPLDDARRAQAPCSIVVLTYNRAATVLETLGKLVALEEPWPIVVVDNGSTDGTADQIAARFPDVAIVRAPRNYGAAGRNFGVATVDTPYVAFCDDDTAWLPGSVARAVDVLQRYPSVGVVAAHVVVGPTRRDDTACEPMATSTLPADGLPGPALLGFMAGACVARTRAFTEAGGYRRDLFIGGEESVLALDLVDAGWRIVYCREVVTHHNPSPVRDVMQRRALLTRNELLSAWLRLPLDLAWRVTGRAIRAMAEQGVLAEALPAALVRLPRTLLRRHTVQPTTVALWRQMDADRQRRRAIPTLSVG; translated from the coding sequence ATGCAACCGCTGGATGACGCCCGCCGGGCGCAGGCACCGTGCTCCATCGTCGTGCTGACGTACAACCGCGCGGCCACCGTGCTCGAGACGCTTGGCAAGCTGGTGGCGCTGGAGGAACCGTGGCCCATCGTGGTGGTGGACAACGGCTCGACCGACGGCACCGCCGACCAGATCGCCGCGCGCTTTCCCGACGTTGCCATCGTGCGTGCGCCGCGCAACTACGGCGCGGCCGGCCGCAACTTTGGCGTGGCCACCGTCGACACGCCGTACGTTGCCTTCTGCGATGACGACACCGCGTGGCTCCCGGGCTCCGTGGCACGCGCGGTCGATGTGCTGCAGCGGTACCCATCGGTGGGCGTGGTGGCGGCGCACGTGGTGGTTGGCCCCACGCGCCGCGACGACACCGCGTGCGAACCCATGGCCACCAGCACACTGCCCGCCGACGGTCTGCCGGGCCCCGCGCTGCTCGGCTTCATGGCCGGGGCGTGCGTGGCGCGCACGCGCGCATTTACCGAGGCGGGTGGCTACCGGCGCGACCTCTTTATCGGCGGCGAAGAAAGCGTGCTGGCGCTCGACCTGGTCGACGCAGGCTGGCGTATCGTCTACTGCCGGGAGGTGGTCACGCACCACAACCCCTCGCCGGTGCGAGACGTGATGCAGCGACGGGCGCTGCTCACGCGCAACGAGTTGCTGAGCGCCTGGCTTCGGTTGCCGCTGGACCTCGCGTGGCGGGTCACCGGCCGGGCGATACGTGCGATGGCCGAACAAGGCGTGCTTGCGGAGGCATTGCCCGCCGCGTTGGTCCGCCTGCCGCGCACCTTGTTGCGCCGGCATACCGTGCAGCCCACCACCGTGGCGCTGTGGCGGCAGATGGACGCAGACCGCCAGCGACGCCGCGCCATCCCCACGCTGTCGGTCGGCTAA
- a CDS encoding UDP-glucuronic acid decarboxylase family protein, which yields MRHHGDAHHPGHPEPHHYWRDQRRVLVTGGAGFLGSHLCDRLLRDGHDVLCVDNFYTGTKRNIAHLLGHPRFEVLRHDVTFPLYVEVDDIYNLACPASPIHYQHDPVQTTKTSVHGAINMLGLAKRVGARILQASTSEVYGDPHEHPQTEKYWGNVNPIGVRSCYDEGKRCAETLFMDYRRQHGLDVKVARIFNTYGPRMHPNDGRVVSNFIMQALAGEPITLYGDGRQTRAFCYVDDLIDAMVRLMNTPAEFAGPVNVGNPVELSMLDIARQIVACTRSTSELVFHPLPQDDPTQRCPDITLARDVLGWEPRTALEVGLARTVEYFRQQFFLAPMPVLA from the coding sequence ATGAGACACCACGGAGATGCACATCACCCCGGCCACCCCGAACCGCACCACTACTGGCGCGACCAACGCCGCGTGCTGGTCACGGGCGGCGCGGGCTTTCTCGGCTCGCACCTGTGCGACCGCCTGCTGCGCGACGGGCACGATGTGCTGTGCGTCGACAACTTCTACACCGGCACCAAGCGCAATATCGCTCACCTGCTGGGGCACCCGCGCTTCGAAGTGCTGCGCCATGACGTGACCTTCCCGCTGTATGTGGAAGTGGACGACATCTACAACCTGGCCTGCCCCGCCTCACCCATCCATTACCAGCACGATCCGGTGCAGACCACCAAGACGAGCGTGCATGGTGCGATCAACATGCTGGGGCTGGCGAAGCGGGTAGGTGCGCGCATTCTGCAGGCATCCACCAGCGAGGTGTACGGCGACCCGCATGAACATCCGCAAACCGAAAAGTACTGGGGCAACGTCAACCCCATCGGCGTGCGCTCGTGCTACGACGAGGGCAAGCGTTGCGCCGAGACACTCTTCATGGACTACCGCCGCCAGCATGGCCTCGACGTCAAGGTGGCGCGCATCTTCAACACGTATGGCCCGCGCATGCACCCGAACGATGGGCGCGTGGTCTCCAACTTCATCATGCAGGCGCTGGCCGGCGAGCCCATTACGCTCTATGGCGATGGCCGCCAGACACGGGCCTTCTGCTATGTGGACGATTTGATTGACGCAATGGTGCGGCTGATGAACACGCCGGCGGAATTTGCAGGACCGGTCAACGTAGGAAACCCGGTGGAATTGAGCATGCTCGATATTGCGCGGCAGATTGTGGCTTGCACACGCTCGACATCGGAACTCGTATTCCACCCGCTGCCGCAGGACGACCCGACGCAGCGTTGCCCCGACATCACGCTGGCCCGCGATGTGCTCGGGTGGGAACCCCGCACTGCGCTTGAAGTAGGGCTGGCGCGCACGGTGGAGTATTTCCGGCAGCAGTTCTTCCTCGCGCCGATGCCGGTGCTTGCCTGA